A window from Candidatus Hydrogenedentota bacterium encodes these proteins:
- a CDS encoding sodium/solute symporter (Members of the Solute:Sodium Symporter (SSS), TC 2.A.21 as described in tcdb.org, catalyze solute:Na+ symport. Known solutes for members of the family include sugars, amino acids, nucleosides, inositols, vitamins, urea or anions, depending on the system.) — MTSRVWWRWALLTACAVSQACGESTPPPGISALRDGLDAWDWAMVALYALAMLGIGLYYSRRNKSAEDYYVGGRTMSPIMVGLSLFATMISTISYLSTPGEIIRHGPGFLADVLALPFSYFIVGFLIIPYISKLPVTSANEILYNRFGSGVRMLGCIIFLLIRFIWMGLIIYTSSKVVVVAIGLHGQTTPYVACAIGIVTVVYASLGGIRAVVLTDAIQAIILFFGVIAAIVIITVKLGGIAWFPTQWAPNWDSQPFASYDPRVRTTVVGMIVSSTTWWICTAGADQMAIQRFMSTRNPQAARRAFLINNISTGLVTLLLGVLGFALLGFFRANPQYLTESMNLSENADSLFPYFIVHFTGYGIAGLIMAGILAAAMSSLSSGINSTCTVINTDIVERYFKKGLGDAQRMALAKGTSFFVGFSAILLSLVIQNVSGNLLEVTSKTSNLLIAPLFGLFFFAMFVRFATPLGAVFGSAYGFLAAFLMAFGDLAGWPPLSWQWITPTALVVDIATGTLCCLIRTQGRSTVFKLALCAVYALPLIAVAVVFALACLGHRAL; from the coding sequence CACCCCGCCGCCCGGAATTTCCGCACTGCGAGATGGCCTGGACGCATGGGACTGGGCGATGGTGGCGCTGTATGCGCTGGCCATGCTTGGGATCGGGCTCTACTACTCGCGCCGGAACAAGAGCGCCGAAGACTACTACGTTGGCGGACGAACGATGAGTCCGATCATGGTGGGACTTTCGCTTTTTGCCACCATGATCAGCACCATTTCCTATCTCTCCACGCCCGGAGAAATCATCCGGCATGGCCCGGGGTTTCTAGCCGACGTTCTGGCTTTGCCGTTCTCGTATTTCATCGTGGGGTTCCTGATTATCCCCTACATTTCGAAACTGCCCGTGACAAGCGCCAACGAGATTCTGTACAACCGGTTTGGCTCGGGCGTTCGTATGCTTGGCTGTATCATCTTTCTGTTGATTCGGTTTATTTGGATGGGGCTGATCATCTATACGTCGTCCAAGGTCGTGGTGGTGGCAATCGGCCTGCATGGCCAGACGACACCGTACGTGGCGTGCGCTATCGGAATCGTGACGGTTGTCTACGCGTCGTTGGGGGGCATTCGGGCCGTCGTGCTAACGGATGCCATCCAGGCAATCATTCTCTTCTTCGGAGTCATCGCGGCCATCGTGATCATTACGGTCAAACTCGGAGGCATAGCGTGGTTTCCGACTCAATGGGCTCCCAATTGGGACTCGCAGCCCTTTGCCAGTTACGACCCCCGAGTGCGTACCACCGTGGTGGGGATGATCGTGAGTTCAACGACCTGGTGGATCTGTACCGCGGGCGCAGACCAGATGGCCATCCAGCGGTTTATGTCGACGCGGAATCCACAGGCTGCGCGCAGGGCATTTCTGATCAACAATATTTCCACCGGGTTGGTGACACTGCTGTTGGGGGTTCTGGGGTTCGCCCTGCTCGGGTTTTTCCGTGCAAATCCGCAGTATCTGACGGAATCGATGAACCTGAGTGAAAACGCGGACTCGCTCTTCCCCTATTTCATCGTTCATTTTACCGGCTATGGCATTGCGGGGCTGATCATGGCGGGCATCCTGGCGGCGGCGATGTCGTCGCTGTCGTCTGGCATCAACTCGACGTGTACGGTGATCAACACGGACATCGTCGAGCGTTACTTCAAGAAGGGCCTTGGCGATGCGCAGCGAATGGCCCTCGCGAAGGGGACATCGTTCTTCGTGGGGTTTTCGGCGATCCTGCTGAGCTTGGTGATCCAAAACGTCAGCGGGAATCTGCTTGAGGTAACAAGCAAGACGAGCAACCTGCTAATTGCGCCGTTGTTCGGCCTGTTTTTCTTCGCGATGTTTGTGCGATTTGCCACGCCGCTTGGCGCAGTATTTGGATCGGCCTATGGGTTTCTGGCAGCGTTTCTGATGGCATTTGGCGATCTCGCTGGCTGGCCGCCCTTAAGCTGGCAGTGGATAACGCCCACGGCGCTGGTGGTGGATATTGCGACGGGAACGCTCTGTTGTCTGATACGCACACAAGGCCGTTCAACCGTCTTTAAGCTGGCGCTGTGCGCCGTGTACGCGTTGCCACTGATTGCGGTCGCCGTCGTGTTTGCATTGGCGTGCCTTGGCCATCGAGCACTCTAG
- a CDS encoding uroporphyrinogen decarboxylase family protein, producing the protein MPSMSLRERILSVYRGETPDTVPYMLDLSHWFYHRHALPWDLSHAYEEPEFELIDYHRKMGVGFYLPNLASFVDVAYGENVRASVKKSEDGREITWEYETPLGSIRRTRRWNEQTYAWGIAEWGAATEHDLRVLAYALGSRTYTPRWERYRSWKEYVGESGVVYAVFAYSGMGHVMNAWMGIENTVYAAADWPEALAEVIERINENNLRCIDLLAESPADVVLVGDNFSSDIQSPGFFETWSKKYYEAVVRRLHAGGKFVAVHIDGRLNGLLDTFSGLGVDCADAVTPGAVGGLTPEQCREAAGPGLILSGGVPPHLWLPDTPLEDFKSAVRRWLDLKQHGPRLIANAGDQVPPHACEDRISVMRELVDEYGRY; encoded by the coding sequence ATGCCTTCCATGAGTTTGCGTGAGCGTATCCTTTCGGTCTATCGAGGGGAGACTCCCGATACCGTGCCTTACATGCTGGATTTGTCCCACTGGTTCTATCACCGGCATGCGTTGCCGTGGGACCTCAGCCACGCCTACGAGGAACCTGAATTCGAGTTGATCGACTATCACAGGAAGATGGGGGTTGGGTTTTATTTGCCGAATCTTGCCTCGTTTGTCGATGTCGCGTACGGGGAGAATGTGCGCGCGAGCGTGAAAAAGAGCGAGGACGGGCGCGAAATTACGTGGGAGTACGAGACGCCGTTGGGGAGCATCCGGCGCACGCGGCGGTGGAACGAACAGACGTATGCGTGGGGGATTGCCGAATGGGGCGCGGCCACCGAGCATGACCTGAGGGTGTTGGCCTACGCGTTGGGAAGTAGGACCTATACGCCGCGCTGGGAGCGGTATCGTTCGTGGAAGGAATACGTTGGCGAGAGCGGTGTCGTGTATGCGGTTTTCGCGTATAGCGGCATGGGGCACGTGATGAATGCGTGGATGGGCATTGAGAACACGGTATACGCGGCAGCGGATTGGCCGGAGGCGCTCGCCGAGGTCATCGAGCGAATCAATGAGAACAACCTGCGCTGCATCGATCTGCTGGCGGAATCGCCGGCCGACGTGGTGCTGGTGGGCGACAATTTTTCGAGCGACATTCAATCGCCGGGATTCTTCGAGACGTGGTCGAAGAAGTACTACGAGGCAGTAGTCCGCAGGCTGCATGCAGGGGGAAAGTTTGTTGCCGTGCATATCGACGGGCGCTTGAACGGTTTGCTGGACACATTCAGCGGGCTTGGGGTCGATTGCGCCGACGCGGTGACGCCGGGTGCGGTCGGCGGCCTGACGCCTGAGCAGTGCCGCGAAGCAGCGGGGCCGGGGCTGATCCTGTCGGGGGGGGTGCCGCCACACTTGTGGCTGCCGGACACACCCCTGGAGGACTTCAAAAGCGCCGTGCGGCGTTGGTTGGACTTGAAGCAACACGGACCGCGTCTAATCGCCAATGCCGGCGATCAGGTTCCTCCGCACGCGTGCGAGGACAGAATCAGCGTGATGCGGGAATTGGTAGACGAGTA